The Magnetospirillum sp. genome includes a region encoding these proteins:
- a CDS encoding MBL fold metallo-hydrolase — protein MPTGAGRRPVRRRRSVDRPAQGGLISRPLFLSNWENTMLTRRNVMKAAAGALAATSAGFAMAAGRLAWRHLPAGETGFYRAPVLLSGGSEAMLIDGGFTYSDGRKVVEAIRATGKTLTTIYVSQSDPDYYFSLKPITTAFPNARVLAASATIAAIRGNVEKKLAVWGPQLKDNGPQSLADIVIPDSFDGATLHVDGAAVEIVAADELANRRTLFVPDLNAVFGGVLIFAGVHVWTADTPEKTQRASWRANLEKLSARKPAIVVPGHMATAAATDGSAIAFTLAYLTAFEEELARAANAAALKAAMEARFSGLGMGIALDIGSKVATGEMKWG, from the coding sequence GTGCCGACCGGTGCCGGGCGCCGCCCTGTTCGGCGACGCCGAAGCGTTGATCGCCCTGCTCAAGGCGGCTTGATTTCACGCCCTCTTTTTTTGTCCAACTGGGAGAACACCATGCTTACGAGGAGAAACGTTATGAAAGCCGCAGCTGGAGCGCTCGCCGCGACCTCTGCCGGATTTGCCATGGCAGCGGGCCGCCTCGCCTGGCGACACTTGCCCGCCGGCGAAACCGGTTTCTACCGTGCGCCGGTGCTGCTCAGCGGCGGCTCGGAAGCCATGTTGATCGACGGTGGTTTCACCTATTCGGACGGCCGGAAGGTCGTCGAGGCGATCCGTGCCACCGGCAAGACCCTGACGACCATCTATGTCAGCCAGTCTGACCCCGACTATTACTTCAGCCTGAAACCAATCACGACGGCTTTCCCGAATGCGCGCGTGCTCGCCGCGTCGGCGACGATCGCCGCGATCCGCGGCAACGTGGAAAAGAAGCTGGCCGTGTGGGGCCCGCAACTCAAGGACAACGGCCCACAGTCGCTTGCGGACATCGTAATCCCCGACAGCTTCGACGGCGCCACGTTGCATGTCGACGGCGCGGCCGTCGAGATTGTTGCCGCCGACGAGCTTGCCAACCGGCGCACGCTTTTCGTGCCGGATCTAAACGCCGTTTTTGGCGGCGTGTTGATCTTCGCCGGAGTCCATGTCTGGACCGCCGACACGCCCGAAAAGACGCAGCGCGCAAGCTGGCGCGCCAATCTGGAAAAGCTCTCCGCGCGCAAGCCCGCGATCGTCGTGCCTGGCCATATGGCGACGGCAGCGGCGACGGACGGCTCCGCCATCGCATTCACCCTCGCCTATCTGACCGCGTTCGAGGAGGAACTGGCGCGCGCTGCGAATGCCGCCGCACTCAAGGCGGCGATGGAAGCGCGCTTCAGCGGCCTGGGCATGGGCATTGCGCTCGATATCGGTTCCAAGGTGGCGACAGGCGAAATGAAATGGGGTTGA
- a CDS encoding DsbA family protein, protein MTKRTHATYLFDPLCGWCYGAAPMLERLAADGDLAIEVLPTGLFAGEGARPMDSGFAAFAWSNDERIARLTGQIFSEAYRRHVLEKPGTRFDSGPATLALTAVALIAPDRQLEALRAIQAARYVDGRDITDFAVLNAILRSLSLVEAAERLQKPDDALVVAGKSHIQKGQTAMRSFGVTGVPRLIAGIGETCRPVPGAALFGDAEALIALLKAA, encoded by the coding sequence ATGACCAAGCGCACACACGCCACTTATTTGTTCGACCCGCTATGCGGCTGGTGCTACGGCGCCGCGCCAATGTTGGAACGGCTCGCCGCCGATGGCGATCTTGCCATTGAAGTTTTGCCGACCGGCCTGTTCGCCGGCGAAGGTGCCCGGCCGATGGATTCCGGCTTCGCAGCCTTTGCATGGAGCAACGACGAACGTATCGCTCGATTGACGGGGCAGATTTTCAGCGAAGCCTATCGTCGGCATGTCTTGGAGAAACCTGGCACGCGGTTCGATTCCGGCCCGGCGACGCTGGCGCTGACCGCCGTCGCCCTTATAGCACCGGATCGGCAACTGGAGGCGCTACGGGCGATTCAGGCGGCACGCTACGTCGACGGGCGCGACATCACGGATTTTGCCGTTCTCAACGCGATCCTCCGTTCTCTGAGTCTCGTGGAAGCTGCCGAAAGGCTGCAGAAGCCGGATGACGCGCTGGTCGTGGCCGGCAAATCCCATATCCAAAAAGGCCAAACGGCAATGCGCAGCTTTGGCGTCACCGGCGTGCCGAGATTGATCGCCGGTATCGGAGAAACGTGCCGACCGGTGCCGGGCGCCGCCCTGTTCGGCGACGCCGAAGCGTTGATCGCCCTGCTCAAGGCGGCTTGA
- a CDS encoding LysR family transcriptional regulator, translating to MEAIIRTINLNRLSYFAAVVDTGSFTRAAERLGITKAVVSQQVAQLERDLRTSLLVRTTRRVHPTEAGRLLHARCLLILREAETAVDELAQTVAQPSGVLRITAPNDYGTAIVVPVVTSFTTRYPDCQVELTLGDALLDLANGRIDMAIRVGWLADSSLSARRIGGFRQLLVGGGALADRAAAVRDPKQLAELPFIANMALREPLTWTLSRPAGKQQTVRMRASVAIDTTPGVLAAVLEGGGLSVLPDYLVAADLAAGRLRHILPEWQLPSGGVYTVYPATRFRPRKVTAFVDMLLAATRTAPSQDAHLRIP from the coding sequence TTGGAGGCGATCATTCGCACGATAAACCTTAACCGCCTTTCCTATTTCGCCGCCGTGGTCGATACGGGGTCGTTTACGCGCGCCGCCGAAAGGCTCGGTATCACCAAGGCGGTGGTCAGCCAGCAAGTCGCCCAGTTGGAGCGCGACCTGCGGACGAGCCTGCTCGTCCGCACTACCCGGCGGGTCCATCCGACGGAAGCCGGCCGCCTGTTGCATGCGCGCTGTCTGCTGATACTGCGCGAGGCCGAGACGGCCGTCGACGAATTGGCCCAGACGGTGGCCCAGCCGAGCGGAGTCCTGCGCATCACAGCGCCGAACGACTATGGCACTGCGATCGTCGTGCCGGTGGTGACGTCGTTCACCACGCGCTATCCGGACTGTCAGGTTGAACTAACGCTCGGCGACGCGCTGCTCGATCTGGCGAATGGCCGTATCGATATGGCCATTCGTGTTGGCTGGCTTGCGGATTCGAGTCTGTCGGCCCGGCGGATAGGCGGTTTCAGGCAATTGCTCGTTGGCGGCGGGGCGCTTGCCGATCGGGCAGCGGCGGTGCGAGACCCCAAGCAGTTGGCTGAGCTGCCCTTCATCGCCAATATGGCTTTGCGCGAGCCGCTGACCTGGACCCTATCGCGCCCTGCGGGCAAACAGCAGACAGTTCGAATGCGCGCCAGCGTCGCCATCGATACGACTCCGGGCGTGCTGGCGGCGGTTCTCGAGGGCGGCGGGCTGTCGGTGCTGCCCGACTATCTTGTCGCAGCCGATCTGGCGGCGGGCCGACTGCGCCATATTCTGCCCGAATGGCAGCTCCCGTCCGGCGGCGTATACACGGTCTATCCGGCGACAAGATTTCGCCCGCGCAAAGTGACCGCCTTTGTCGATATGCTGCTGGCGGCCACCCGGACTGCGCCGTCCCAGGATGCGCATTTGCGCATACCCTGA
- a CDS encoding ferric reductase-like transmembrane domain-containing protein, which translates to MKPVAAAGWAMAAAPAVLLAAGLLDGSYAASPWRLAVRETGLWAMRFTVLALLISPLLSFRLLAPIEPWRRAFGLGGALYAFAHLYFWTRQYGFDWPFLFEELLRLFLALGLAATLLMVPLAATSNGASRAWLGMPRWRQLHLLVYPASLLGWLHFALAVRLDRTELYAQAAALGLALVHRVWRGFAKPQGMR; encoded by the coding sequence ATGAAGCCGGTCGCCGCCGCCGGTTGGGCGATGGCGGCGGCCCCGGCCGTGCTGCTGGCGGCGGGCTTGCTCGACGGCAGCTACGCCGCCTCGCCCTGGCGCTTGGCCGTGCGCGAAACCGGCTTGTGGGCGATGCGCTTTACCGTGCTGGCGCTGCTCATTTCGCCGCTGCTGAGCTTTCGACTGTTGGCGCCGATCGAGCCATGGCGGCGCGCCTTTGGGCTCGGCGGTGCCCTCTATGCGTTTGCCCATCTGTACTTCTGGACCCGCCAATACGGGTTCGATTGGCCGTTTTTGTTCGAGGAACTGCTGCGTCTTTTTCTCGCACTGGGCTTGGCCGCCACTTTGCTGATGGTGCCGCTCGCGGCCACCTCGAACGGGGCCTCGCGCGCGTGGCTGGGAATGCCGCGTTGGCGCCAGCTGCATCTTTTGGTCTATCCGGCTTCCCTGTTGGGCTGGCTGCATTTTGCGCTGGCCGTGCGGCTCGACCGCACCGAGCTTTATGCGCAGGCCGCCGCCCTGGGCTTGGCCCTCGTGCACCGCGTTTGGCGCGGATTTGCAAAGCCGCAGGGCATGCGCTAG
- a CDS encoding lysophospholipase — protein MRPNQAVAAAMLAFFLGACTSQLNPRGAAVQAPEMRADAFVVEDGAVLPYRRWQPEDAAQTRAVIVALHGFNDHSRAWDMPAQAWAARGIALYAYDQRGFGRAPQPGIWAGSDALVADLASVHALVAARHAGVPIFVAGESMGGAVAMAAIARGAIPGAPGTVLVAPAVRSRASLTWFERGGLWLLYRTVPGFAPRVEVQGIVPSDNVAMMRELARDPLFLKRTRVDALKGLVDLMDEASAVAPKLEAPLLVLVGARDTLVPGDPMAQMLASLPPAPPADRQAIEYPSGYHMLLRDQARARVHDDVAAWILARVPPR, from the coding sequence ATGCGGCCTAACCAAGCGGTTGCTGCGGCGATGCTTGCGTTTTTTCTGGGGGCGTGCACCTCGCAACTCAATCCGCGCGGGGCGGCCGTGCAAGCGCCCGAGATGCGGGCCGACGCGTTTGTCGTCGAAGACGGGGCCGTGCTGCCCTATCGCCGCTGGCAGCCGGAAGATGCGGCGCAAACGCGCGCCGTAATCGTCGCGTTGCACGGTTTCAACGACCATTCGCGCGCGTGGGACATGCCGGCCCAAGCTTGGGCTGCGCGCGGCATTGCGCTTTACGCCTACGACCAGCGCGGCTTCGGGCGCGCGCCCCAACCCGGCATTTGGGCCGGCAGCGACGCGTTGGTCGCCGACCTTGCAAGCGTGCATGCCCTCGTTGCGGCGCGCCATGCGGGCGTGCCGATTTTCGTGGCCGGCGAAAGCATGGGCGGGGCGGTCGCGATGGCGGCCATTGCGCGCGGGGCGATTCCGGGCGCACCCGGCACTGTGCTCGTGGCCCCCGCCGTGCGCAGCCGGGCGAGCCTCACCTGGTTCGAACGCGGCGGGCTGTGGCTGCTCTACCGCACGGTGCCGGGATTTGCGCCGCGCGTCGAAGTGCAGGGCATCGTGCCGTCCGACAATGTGGCGATGATGCGCGAATTGGCGCGCGATCCGCTGTTCTTGAAGCGCACGCGCGTCGATGCGCTCAAGGGCCTTGTCGATCTGATGGACGAGGCAAGCGCTGTAGCCCCCAAGCTCGAGGCGCCGCTGCTGGTGCTGGTGGGTGCGCGCGACACGCTGGTGCCGGGCGATCCGATGGCGCAGATGCTCGCAAGCCTGCCGCCCGCCCCGCCCGCCGACCGGCAGGCAATCGAATATCCGAGCGGCTACCACATGCTGCTGCGCGACCAGGCGCGCGCGCGCGTGCATGACGACGTCGCCGCCTGGATCCTCGCGCGGGTCCCGCCGCGATGA
- a CDS encoding ABC transporter ATP-binding protein, with protein MSDQAKLPDNAPINAIETIGLRKVYAPRGAMPAKVALDGIDLAVPRGGIFGLLGPNGAGKSTLINILAGLVNKTSGIARIWDIDIDRDARASRAAIGVVPQELNMDAFFTPRELLDLQAGLYGVPKPERRTMEILAAVGLADKADAYARTLSGGMRRRLLVAKALVHSPPVLVLDEPTAGVDIELRQSLWAYVRELNQGGTTVVLTTHYLQEAEELCDRIAIIDRGRLVACDTKQALLARLDAKELRIVVDCDLGELPARLAALGVTRLDARTLQLRYRPSAARVEELLAAVHGSGLGIVDLATRESDLEDLFLQLVRKSNDRQASDAA; from the coding sequence ATGAGCGACCAAGCAAAACTGCCGGACAACGCGCCCATCAACGCGATCGAGACGATCGGTTTGCGCAAAGTCTACGCGCCGCGCGGCGCCATGCCCGCGAAAGTCGCCCTCGACGGCATCGACCTTGCCGTGCCGCGCGGTGGCATTTTCGGCCTGCTCGGCCCCAACGGGGCGGGCAAGTCGACGCTGATCAACATTCTGGCCGGCCTCGTCAACAAAACGTCCGGGATCGCGCGCATTTGGGACATCGATATCGACCGCGACGCACGCGCCTCGCGTGCCGCCATCGGCGTTGTGCCGCAAGAACTCAATATGGACGCGTTTTTCACGCCGCGCGAACTGCTCGATCTGCAGGCCGGGCTCTACGGCGTGCCGAAGCCCGAACGCCGCACGATGGAAATCCTCGCGGCCGTCGGGTTGGCGGACAAGGCGGACGCCTATGCGCGCACGCTGTCGGGCGGCATGCGCCGGCGCCTGCTGGTCGCCAAAGCGCTTGTTCATTCCCCGCCTGTGCTGGTGCTCGACGAGCCGACGGCGGGTGTGGACATCGAATTGCGCCAAAGCCTGTGGGCCTATGTGCGCGAACTCAACCAAGGCGGCACCACGGTGGTGCTGACCACGCACTATCTGCAGGAAGCCGAAGAATTGTGCGACCGCATCGCGATCATCGATCGCGGCAGGCTCGTGGCATGCGACACCAAGCAAGCGCTGCTTGCGCGCCTCGATGCCAAGGAATTGCGCATCGTCGTCGATTGCGATCTGGGCGAACTGCCGGCACGGCTTGCGGCCTTGGGCGTAACGCGGCTCGATGCGCGCACGCTGCAACTGCGCTATCGGCCGAGTGCGGCGCGCGTCGAGGAGTTGCTTGCGGCCGTGCATGGCAGCGGGCTCGGCATCGTCGACCTTGCGACGCGCGAGAGCGATCTTGAAGATCTTTTCCTGCAATTGGTCCGCAAGAGCAACGATCGCCAGGCCAGCGATGCGGCCTAA
- a CDS encoding zinc-finger domain-containing protein encodes MTAPANPIDAPETIEVESTIVPCDGGGGALGHPRVYLTMGANDYVECGYCDRKYVLKPGSPRGGH; translated from the coding sequence ATGACGGCACCCGCCAACCCCATCGACGCCCCCGAAACCATCGAGGTCGAAAGCACCATTGTGCCGTGCGACGGCGGCGGCGGCGCACTCGGCCATCCGCGCGTCTATCTCACGATGGGCGCCAACGACTATGTCGAATGCGGCTATTGCGACCGCAAATACGTGCTGAAGCCGGGCAGTCCGCGCGGCGGCCACTGA